The Streptomyces albofaciens JCM 4342 genome has a segment encoding these proteins:
- a CDS encoding BtrH N-terminal domain-containing protein has protein sequence MPTVKGVEARGAQHCETAALGVLLRHEGLDLSEPMLFGLGSGLSFIYWDGKHLDFPFLGGRVKPFELTRNLAARLGLGLEVRETTSPRKAWQHVTAPIGAGRPVGLQLDSHHLDYFGSKVHFGGHVVALYGYDDRDAYLVDTEQQGGTVSTGLDGLARARAARGPMTARHRSFTLTAPADRPALEKQLVPAITACAEAFLHPPIANLGHRGIEKAAELVPTWLRRTGTPERDLPRAALLMERGGTGGALFRAFYRDFLAECAELLDDGRLRTGHRLYAEAAALWTRTAALVEEAGTSGDARPLERAGAVLGELARVEREAMEALSRLG, from the coding sequence ATGCCCACCGTGAAAGGCGTCGAAGCGCGCGGAGCGCAGCACTGCGAGACCGCGGCCCTGGGAGTCCTGCTGCGGCACGAAGGACTCGACCTGTCCGAACCCATGCTCTTCGGCCTCGGCTCCGGCCTGTCCTTCATCTACTGGGACGGCAAGCACCTGGACTTCCCCTTCCTCGGCGGGCGGGTCAAGCCCTTCGAGCTGACCAGGAATCTGGCCGCCCGGCTCGGCCTCGGCCTTGAGGTCCGGGAGACCACCTCGCCCCGCAAGGCGTGGCAGCACGTGACGGCCCCCATCGGCGCGGGCCGCCCCGTCGGGCTCCAGCTGGACAGCCACCACCTGGACTACTTCGGGTCGAAGGTGCACTTCGGCGGCCATGTCGTCGCCCTGTACGGATACGACGACCGCGACGCGTACCTCGTGGACACCGAGCAGCAGGGCGGCACGGTCTCCACCGGCCTGGACGGTCTCGCCCGGGCCCGGGCCGCCCGCGGCCCGATGACCGCCAGGCACCGGTCCTTCACCCTCACGGCTCCGGCGGACCGGCCCGCCCTGGAGAAGCAGCTCGTCCCGGCCATCACGGCCTGCGCCGAGGCCTTCCTCCACCCGCCCATCGCCAACCTGGGCCACCGGGGCATCGAGAAGGCCGCCGAACTCGTACCCACCTGGCTGCGCCGCACCGGCACCCCGGAGCGGGACCTGCCGCGGGCCGCCCTCCTGATGGAGCGGGGCGGCACCGGGGGTGCCCTCTTCCGCGCCTTCTACCGCGACTTCCTCGCCGAATGCGCCGAGCTGCTCGACGACGGCCGGCTGCGCACCGGCCACCGGCTGTACGCCGAGGCGGCCGCCCTGTGGACGCGGACGGCGGCGCTGGTCGAGGAGGCCGGCACGTCGGGCGACGCGCGGCCGCTCGAACGGGCCGGAGCGGTGCTCGGCGAGCTGGCACGTGTCGAGCGCGAGGCGATGGAGGCGCTGAGCCGCCTCGGATGA
- a CDS encoding RNA polymerase subunit sigma-70, whose translation MGDGGVVGGTGDDDAAAFSRLVARYRPELQVHCYRLLGSFEESGRLVTETLARAWRERESFAGHPTFRTWLYRVATRACLDFLAAAPRAPLPREVRGGGPVPATALPWLQPCPDTLLEQVPAQRTGSDEVAAKETISLAFMVALQLLPPRQRAVFVLREVLEWPARETAAALGVSVAAVNSALQRARRSVRKHLPRAAEPEATEYDDCAVLRLYTDALERGDTAALATVLCEAPRTARRPDPPHCRRLPTRMNHQPAVARYARGPGERVHRAHGLEVLRVEGGRIAEITEFAPGLFPALGLPLAL comes from the coding sequence ATGGGTGACGGAGGGGTGGTGGGCGGGACGGGAGACGACGACGCGGCGGCGTTCTCGCGGCTGGTGGCGCGCTACCGGCCGGAGTTGCAGGTGCACTGCTACCGGCTGCTGGGGTCGTTCGAGGAGTCCGGGCGGCTCGTGACGGAAACGCTGGCACGGGCGTGGCGCGAGCGGGAGAGCTTCGCCGGGCACCCGACGTTCCGTACCTGGCTGTACCGCGTCGCCACGCGCGCCTGCCTGGATTTCCTCGCCGCCGCGCCCCGTGCCCCGCTGCCCCGGGAGGTCCGCGGCGGCGGGCCGGTGCCGGCGACCGCGCTGCCCTGGCTCCAGCCGTGTCCCGACACGCTGTTGGAGCAGGTCCCGGCCCAGCGGACGGGATCGGACGAGGTGGCGGCCAAGGAAACGATCAGTCTGGCGTTCATGGTGGCGCTCCAGCTGCTCCCGCCGCGGCAGCGGGCCGTGTTCGTCCTGCGGGAGGTACTGGAGTGGCCGGCGCGCGAGACGGCCGCGGCGCTGGGCGTCAGCGTCGCGGCCGTGAACAGCGCGTTGCAGCGGGCCCGGCGGTCGGTCCGGAAGCACCTGCCGCGCGCGGCGGAGCCGGAGGCCACGGAATACGACGACTGCGCCGTACTCCGCCTCTACACCGACGCGTTGGAGCGGGGCGACACCGCCGCGCTCGCCACCGTACTGTGCGAAGCCCCCCGGACCGCCCGCCGCCCCGACCCGCCGCACTGCCGCCGCCTCCCCACCCGCATGAACCACCAGCCCGCCGTGGCCCGTTACGCCCGTGGGCCGGGCGAGCGGGTGCACCGCGCCCACGGCCTGGAGGTCCTGCGCGTCGAGGGCGGCCGTATCGCCGAGATCACCGAGTTCGCCCCCGGCCTGTTCCCTGCCCTGGGGCTGCCGCTCGCGCTGTGA
- a CDS encoding prephenate dehydrogenase: MIRSLAVVGTGLIGTSLALAAARQGVTVHLMDRDEAAVRTAAALGAGEPGPPSEPVDLAVIAVPPSQVAAVLAQQQARGLAGTYTDVASVKAEPERAVLAGAPDPTRYIGGHPLAGRERSGPLAARVDLFQDRVWVLTPSRLTSRTALDRALALIGLCGAVPLVMQSKAHDDAVALTSHVPHVVASLMAARLRHGTPQAPRLAGQGLRDVTRIAGGDSRLWSDILQANAGAVAGILTGLQADLGELLTALRDLAGPPGRRSERSLETLVDLLDRGISGLDEISTGHPGHQPRSASVRVRVADRPGELSRLLRATAELGIGPEDAEVRPGAAPRDDLMVRLAVPAAVAGPLLARVTAEGWDAEDDGHTAPAAGVSPATA; encoded by the coding sequence GTGATCCGCTCCCTGGCCGTCGTCGGCACCGGGCTGATCGGCACGTCCCTGGCGCTCGCCGCGGCCCGCCAGGGCGTCACGGTCCACCTCATGGACCGTGACGAGGCCGCCGTACGGACCGCGGCGGCCCTGGGCGCGGGGGAGCCGGGGCCGCCGTCCGAGCCGGTGGACCTGGCCGTGATCGCCGTGCCGCCCAGCCAGGTCGCCGCCGTACTCGCCCAGCAGCAGGCGCGCGGGCTGGCCGGCACCTACACCGACGTGGCCAGTGTGAAGGCCGAACCGGAACGGGCGGTCCTGGCCGGGGCGCCCGACCCGACGCGCTACATCGGCGGCCATCCGCTGGCCGGCCGCGAGCGGTCCGGCCCCCTCGCGGCCCGCGTGGACCTCTTCCAGGACCGCGTGTGGGTGCTCACCCCGTCCCGGCTGACCTCGCGGACGGCCCTGGACCGCGCGCTCGCCCTGATCGGGCTCTGCGGGGCCGTGCCCCTGGTGATGCAGAGCAAGGCACACGACGACGCGGTGGCGCTGACCTCCCACGTACCGCACGTGGTGGCCAGCCTGATGGCGGCCCGGCTGCGCCACGGCACGCCGCAGGCGCCGCGGCTGGCCGGCCAGGGACTGCGCGACGTGACGCGGATCGCCGGCGGCGACTCCCGGCTCTGGAGCGACATCCTCCAGGCCAACGCGGGCGCCGTCGCCGGGATCCTCACCGGCCTCCAAGCGGACCTCGGCGAACTCCTCACCGCCCTGCGCGACCTGGCCGGGCCACCCGGACGGCGCAGCGAGCGGAGCCTGGAAACGCTGGTGGACCTCCTCGACCGGGGCATCTCCGGTCTGGACGAGATCTCCACCGGCCACCCGGGCCACCAGCCGCGCTCCGCTTCCGTACGCGTCCGGGTCGCCGACCGCCCCGGCGAACTCTCCCGCCTCCTGCGCGCCACCGCGGAACTGGGCATCGGGCCCGAGGACGCCGAGGTACGGCCCGGCGCCGCGCCGCGCGACGACCTGATGGTCCGTCTCGCCGTCCCGGCCGCCGTGGCCGGGCCCCTGCTCGCCCGGGTCACCGCTGAAGGCTGGGACGCGGAGGACGACGGCCATACGGCACCGGCGGCGGGCGTCTCACCGGCGACGGCGTGA
- a CDS encoding PLP-dependent aminotransferase family protein gives MEIMQPEITAELNAATLHASLADASMESMNLLNQIADEYPEAISFAAGRPYEGFYDAAQVHQYLQVFCDHLGTDRKMTDAEIARTLFQYGETKGIIAGLIARSLAVDEGIEAVDGSVVVTVGCQEAMFLLLRALRADSRDAVLAPRPTYVGLTGAALLADMPVLPVHSGEHGIDLDDLVDQLNSARAAGRRVRACYVTPDFANPVGTSMTLADRHRLLEIAERENLLLLEDNAYGVFHTSAERPPTLKSLDRGRRVVYLGSFAKTGVPGARVGYVVADQRVTGGPNGDGLLADELSKIKSMLTVNTSPIAQAVIGGKLLSHGCSMVEANRRETAVYRRNLNQVLSGLARRFADCPGVTWNEPTGGFFVVLSVPFVVTDAFLEHAARTYGVLFTPMHHFYGASAQCRQLRLSISTLTPERIDEGLDRLAALLTERLRANGGAAASGEGAADGAATPPAAPAGPSPGGAR, from the coding sequence ATGGAAATCATGCAACCGGAAATCACCGCCGAGCTGAATGCCGCCACCCTGCACGCATCGCTGGCCGACGCCTCGATGGAGTCCATGAATCTTCTGAATCAGATCGCCGACGAATATCCGGAAGCGATCTCTTTCGCGGCCGGGCGGCCGTACGAAGGATTTTATGACGCAGCCCAGGTGCATCAATATCTTCAGGTCTTCTGCGACCATCTGGGCACCGACCGGAAGATGACGGACGCGGAAATCGCGCGGACCCTGTTCCAGTACGGCGAGACGAAAGGGATCATCGCCGGGCTGATCGCGCGGAGCCTGGCGGTGGACGAGGGCATCGAGGCCGTGGACGGGTCCGTGGTCGTCACGGTCGGCTGCCAGGAGGCGATGTTCCTCCTGCTGCGCGCGCTGCGCGCCGACAGCCGTGACGCGGTGCTCGCGCCCCGGCCCACCTACGTCGGCCTGACCGGCGCCGCGCTCCTCGCCGACATGCCCGTCCTGCCCGTGCACAGCGGGGAGCACGGCATCGACCTGGACGACCTGGTCGACCAGCTGAACAGCGCGCGGGCAGCGGGCCGGCGGGTGCGCGCCTGCTACGTGACGCCCGACTTCGCCAACCCGGTCGGCACCAGCATGACCCTGGCCGACCGGCACCGCCTGCTGGAGATCGCCGAGCGGGAGAACCTGCTGCTGCTGGAGGACAACGCGTACGGCGTCTTCCACACGTCCGCCGAACGGCCCCCGACGCTGAAGTCCCTGGACCGCGGCCGCCGCGTCGTCTACCTCGGCTCGTTCGCCAAGACCGGCGTCCCCGGGGCCCGGGTCGGGTACGTGGTCGCCGACCAGCGGGTGACCGGCGGCCCGAACGGCGACGGGCTGCTCGCCGACGAGCTCTCGAAGATCAAGAGCATGCTCACCGTCAACACCTCGCCGATCGCCCAGGCGGTCATCGGCGGCAAGCTGCTCAGCCACGGATGCAGCATGGTCGAGGCCAACCGCCGGGAGACGGCCGTCTACCGGCGCAACCTCAACCAGGTGCTCTCCGGCCTGGCCCGGCGCTTCGCCGACTGCCCCGGCGTCACCTGGAACGAGCCGACCGGCGGCTTCTTCGTGGTGCTCAGCGTGCCGTTCGTCGTCACCGACGCCTTCCTGGAGCACGCGGCCCGCACGTACGGCGTGCTGTTCACCCCGATGCACCACTTCTACGGCGCCTCCGCGCAGTGCCGCCAGCTCCGGCTGTCCATCAGCACCCTGACCCCGGAACGGATCGACGAGGGCCTCGACCGGCTCGCCGCGCTCCTCACCGAACGGCTGCGGGCCAACGGTGGCGCGGCGGCCTCCGGGGAAGGTGCGGCGGACGGGGCCGCCACCCCGCCCGCCGCGCCGGCCGGGCCGTCTCCGGGCGGTGCCCGGTGA
- the hppD gene encoding 4-hydroxyphenylpyruvate dioxygenase, with the protein MTVSDSTAATAAVGDLAIDYIEMYVADLDAAAFTWVDKYAFTVVGTGGSADHRSIALRHGTITLVLTTATSDRHPASVYVVDHGDGVADIALRTADVEGAFAHAVAGGAEPLRRPARHGGPGAAVTATVSGFGDVVHTLVQRDPEEGPGLPVGFVATLQSRQPVPSEVGLLELDHIAVCLNNGDLDGTVAYYRRALGFQEIFEEHIVVGAQAMDSKVVQSPTGRVTLTLIEPDTTADPGQIDDFLKSHQGAGVQHLAFSCDDAVHAVRTLTGRGVEFLSSPAAYYDLLGARIQLSQHSLEDLRSTGLLADQDHGGQLFQIFTASTHPRRTIFYEIIERQGAETFGSSNIKALYEAVELEKKGQRV; encoded by the coding sequence ATGACAGTTTCAGATTCCACAGCGGCAACGGCTGCTGTCGGCGACCTCGCGATCGACTACATCGAGATGTACGTGGCCGACCTGGACGCGGCGGCGTTCACCTGGGTCGACAAGTACGCGTTCACCGTCGTCGGCACCGGCGGCTCCGCCGACCACCGCAGCATCGCCCTGCGGCACGGCACCATCACCCTGGTGCTCACCACGGCGACCTCCGACCGGCACCCGGCGTCGGTCTACGTCGTCGACCACGGCGACGGCGTCGCGGACATCGCGCTGCGCACCGCCGACGTCGAGGGGGCCTTCGCGCACGCGGTCGCGGGCGGCGCCGAGCCGCTGCGCCGGCCGGCCCGGCACGGCGGCCCCGGCGCGGCCGTCACGGCCACCGTCAGCGGCTTCGGCGACGTGGTGCACACGCTCGTGCAGCGCGACCCGGAGGAGGGCCCGGGGCTGCCGGTCGGCTTCGTGGCGACGCTCCAGTCCCGGCAGCCGGTGCCCAGCGAGGTGGGGCTGCTCGAACTGGACCACATCGCGGTGTGCCTGAACAACGGCGACCTCGACGGGACCGTCGCGTACTACCGGCGCGCCCTCGGGTTCCAGGAGATCTTCGAGGAGCACATCGTCGTGGGCGCGCAGGCGATGGACTCCAAGGTCGTGCAGAGCCCGACCGGCCGGGTGACCCTGACGCTGATCGAGCCGGACACCACGGCCGACCCGGGGCAGATCGACGACTTCCTCAAGAGCCACCAGGGCGCGGGCGTCCAGCATCTCGCGTTCTCCTGTGACGACGCTGTGCACGCGGTGCGCACCCTGACCGGGCGCGGCGTGGAGTTCCTCAGCTCCCCGGCCGCCTATTACGACCTGCTGGGCGCGCGGATCCAGCTCAGCCAGCACAGCCTGGAGGATCTGCGGTCCACCGGCCTGCTGGCCGACCAGGACCACGGCGGCCAGCTGTTCCAGATCTTCACCGCCTCCACCCACCCGCGCCGCACGATCTTCTACGAGATCATCGAGCGGCAGGGCGCGGAGACGTTCGGCAGCTCCAACATCAAGGCGCTGTACGAGGCCGTGGAGCTGGAGAAGAAGGGCCAGCGTGTCTGA
- a CDS encoding alpha-hydroxy acid oxidase translates to MSDPAPGGDAAAAELLTLEDVERAAAAALPAGVRDFVAGGSGRERTLTANRAAFDRIFLRPRVLRDVSRCSTAAGLLDRPVAMPVAVAPVAYQGLVHPEGELAAARAAKAAGVPFTVSTLSTVPVEEITALGGDVWFQLYWLREPGRALELARRAEDAGCTALMLTVDVPWMGRRLRDVRNEFTLPDHVRAAHLDGGGTSAAHHRTAGASAVAVHTGREFSSALSWSHVAELRASTRLPLLLKGVLAPEDAVRAVEFGVDAVVVSNHGGRQLDSALPSVEALPAIAEAVGGDCRVLLDSGVRSGTDVLKALALGASGVLVGRPPVWGLAVAGEEGVRRVLGLLAEELADALGLAGCATVADARRLRTARGGAGADDGAGQRAGTPLTAGDGAAGP, encoded by the coding sequence GTGTCTGACCCGGCGCCCGGCGGCGACGCGGCGGCGGCCGAGCTCCTGACCCTGGAGGACGTGGAGCGGGCCGCCGCCGCGGCGCTGCCCGCCGGGGTGCGGGACTTCGTCGCGGGCGGCAGCGGGCGCGAGCGCACCCTCACCGCCAACCGGGCGGCGTTCGACCGGATCTTCCTGCGCCCGCGGGTGCTGCGGGACGTGTCGCGGTGTTCGACGGCGGCCGGCCTGCTGGACCGGCCCGTGGCGATGCCGGTGGCGGTCGCCCCGGTCGCCTACCAGGGCCTGGTGCATCCCGAGGGTGAACTGGCGGCGGCGCGCGCGGCGAAGGCCGCGGGCGTGCCGTTCACGGTGAGCACGCTGAGCACCGTGCCGGTGGAGGAGATCACCGCGCTCGGCGGCGACGTCTGGTTCCAGCTGTACTGGCTGCGGGAGCCCGGCCGGGCCCTGGAGCTGGCGCGGCGGGCCGAGGACGCGGGCTGTACGGCGCTGATGCTGACCGTGGACGTCCCGTGGATGGGGCGCCGACTGCGCGACGTGCGCAACGAGTTCACGCTGCCGGATCACGTACGGGCCGCCCATCTCGACGGCGGCGGCACCTCGGCGGCCCACCACCGCACCGCCGGCGCCTCGGCGGTGGCCGTGCACACGGGCCGGGAGTTCTCCTCGGCGCTGTCCTGGTCGCACGTGGCGGAGCTGCGTGCGAGCACCCGGCTGCCGCTGCTGCTCAAGGGGGTGCTGGCGCCGGAGGACGCGGTGCGCGCCGTGGAGTTCGGCGTGGACGCCGTCGTGGTGTCCAACCATGGAGGTCGACAGTTGGACAGTGCCCTGCCGAGCGTCGAGGCGCTGCCCGCGATCGCCGAGGCCGTCGGCGGCGACTGCCGGGTGCTGCTGGACAGCGGGGTCCGCTCGGGTACGGACGTGCTCAAGGCGCTGGCCCTGGGCGCGTCCGGGGTGCTGGTCGGGCGCCCGCCGGTGTGGGGCCTGGCCGTGGCGGGTGAGGAGGGCGTACGCCGGGTGCTCGGCCTGCTGGCCGAGGAACTGGCCGACGCGCTGGGCCTGGCGGGCTGCGCCACGGTCGCGGACGCGCGTCGGCTGCGTACGGCACGGGGCGGGGCCGGGGCGGACGACGGCGCCGGTCAGCGGGCCGGCACTCCCCTGACGGCCGGTGACGGGGCCGCCGGGCCGTAG
- a CDS encoding ferredoxin, with the protein MVEVRVDAEICAASGMCTLLVPAVFDQSEEDGTVVLTDPAPPVELTAKVRTAALRCPAGAITVRETETDAPGA; encoded by the coding sequence ATGGTCGAGGTACGGGTCGACGCGGAGATCTGCGCGGCTTCCGGTATGTGCACGCTGCTGGTGCCCGCGGTCTTCGACCAGTCGGAGGAGGACGGCACGGTGGTGCTCACCGATCCGGCGCCGCCCGTGGAGCTGACGGCGAAGGTGCGCACGGCGGCCCTGCGGTGCCCGGCCGGCGCGATCACGGTGCGGGAAACGGAGACGGACGCCCCCGGCGCGTAG
- a CDS encoding cytochrome P450 — MPDESQHQFDHARRAGFGPSDDIRRQRAQGALVREEVAAAPGAAPEPIWMALGYEAVRQIMGDHVRFSNQRRFRAQAIRGGSKHRPQEMSGHLMDYDQPEHTRLRKMLTPEFTVRRIQRLKPVTEAIAERCLDAMERKGQPADLVELYASPISGAVLCELLGVPRDDRREFLVKHQWQLEQDRNRKDRAAAQAYTSNYLRALVKRQRKDPDEGFIGQLIRDHGDNFVDEELIGICGLMVLAGLDNVTGMISLGVLALLEHPDQLAVLLADPENTVDRVVDELLRFLSVAHAPTPRTAVEDVVVAGQLIKAGEEVVCSIPMANRDPVLAPDVDRFDVNREPLPHIAFGHGIHHCIGAALGRMELRTAYLALWRRFPDLRLAVPADQVPHKTNSIAYGLERLPVAW, encoded by the coding sequence ATGCCGGACGAGTCCCAGCACCAGTTCGACCACGCCCGCCGGGCGGGCTTCGGCCCGTCGGACGACATCCGCCGGCAGCGCGCCCAGGGCGCCCTCGTCCGGGAAGAGGTGGCCGCGGCGCCCGGCGCGGCGCCGGAGCCCATCTGGATGGCCCTGGGCTACGAGGCCGTACGCCAGATCATGGGCGACCACGTCCGCTTCAGCAACCAGCGCCGGTTCCGCGCCCAGGCCATCCGCGGCGGGAGCAAACACCGCCCGCAGGAGATGTCCGGCCACCTCATGGACTACGACCAGCCCGAGCACACCCGGCTGCGCAAGATGCTCACGCCGGAGTTCACGGTGCGCCGCATCCAGCGGCTCAAGCCGGTGACCGAGGCGATCGCGGAACGCTGCCTGGACGCCATGGAGCGCAAGGGGCAGCCCGCCGACCTCGTCGAGCTGTACGCGAGCCCGATCTCCGGCGCGGTGCTGTGCGAACTGCTCGGCGTGCCCCGCGACGACCGGCGCGAGTTCCTGGTCAAGCACCAGTGGCAGCTGGAGCAGGACCGCAACCGCAAGGACCGGGCCGCCGCCCAGGCGTACACCTCCAACTACCTGCGCGCGCTGGTCAAGCGGCAGCGCAAGGATCCCGACGAGGGGTTCATCGGCCAGCTCATCCGCGACCACGGCGACAACTTCGTCGACGAGGAACTGATCGGCATCTGCGGCCTGATGGTGCTGGCCGGCCTCGACAACGTCACCGGCATGATCAGCCTCGGCGTGCTGGCCCTCCTGGAACACCCGGACCAGCTCGCCGTCCTGCTGGCGGACCCCGAGAACACCGTGGACCGCGTGGTGGACGAACTGCTGCGCTTCCTGTCCGTGGCGCACGCGCCGACCCCACGCACCGCCGTGGAGGACGTGGTCGTGGCCGGGCAGCTGATCAAGGCGGGGGAGGAGGTCGTCTGCTCCATCCCGATGGCCAACCGCGACCCGGTGCTCGCCCCCGACGTCGACCGGTTCGACGTGAACCGCGAGCCGCTGCCGCACATCGCCTTCGGGCACGGCATCCACCACTGCATCGGCGCCGCGCTCGGCCGGATGGAGCTGCGCACCGCCTACCTGGCCCTGTGGCGCCGGTTCCCGGACCTGCGGCTGGCCGTGCCCGCCGACCAGGTGCCGCACAAGACGAATTCCATCGCGTACGGCCTGGAGCGGCTGCCGGTCGCCTGGTGA
- a CDS encoding cytochrome P450: MPEKTPEIPAHYRRDRFDPVPELVRMARETPLVETDVTIGPSRQVGWVATGHAEVRAVLADAERFSTRPPADSEEDADSLVQAGNLLQYDPPDHTRLRKLLTPEYTVRKMRRLEPRIEEIVQDCLDTMERVGRPADLVRYFAWPIPGLASCELLGVPRDDQTELARYLDITRDVGRSQEQQLAAGKAYWAYMGQLAERRRRDPGDDMLGSLVREQGAAISDAELAGIGATVMAAGFEQVASILGLGTLLLLEHPEQLVLWREHPELTDRAVEEVLRYLTVIHTASPRTALEDVTIGGQVIKAGESVACSLLAANRVPAPGEPADRFDITREPATHMAFGHGIHHCLGAPLARMELRIAFPALLRRFPDLRLAVPHERVRFRPARSRQYALESLPVAW, translated from the coding sequence ATGCCCGAGAAGACACCCGAGATTCCCGCGCACTACCGGCGGGACCGCTTCGACCCGGTACCCGAACTCGTCCGGATGGCCAGGGAGACTCCGCTGGTCGAGACCGACGTCACGATCGGTCCCTCCCGGCAGGTGGGCTGGGTGGCCACCGGGCACGCCGAGGTGCGGGCGGTGCTGGCCGACGCGGAACGGTTCAGCACCCGCCCGCCCGCCGACAGCGAGGAGGACGCCGACAGCCTGGTGCAGGCCGGGAACCTGCTCCAGTACGATCCGCCCGACCACACCCGGCTGCGCAAGCTGCTCACACCGGAGTACACGGTGCGCAAGATGCGCCGGCTGGAGCCCCGCATCGAGGAGATCGTCCAGGACTGCCTGGACACCATGGAGCGCGTCGGGCGGCCGGCCGACCTCGTACGCTACTTCGCCTGGCCGATCCCCGGCCTGGCCAGCTGCGAACTGCTCGGCGTCCCCCGGGACGACCAGACGGAACTGGCCCGCTACCTGGACATCACCCGGGACGTGGGCCGCAGCCAGGAACAGCAGCTGGCCGCCGGCAAGGCGTACTGGGCGTACATGGGCCAGCTCGCCGAACGCCGCCGCCGCGACCCCGGCGACGACATGCTCGGCAGCCTCGTCCGCGAGCAGGGCGCGGCCATATCCGACGCGGAACTGGCGGGGATCGGCGCGACGGTGATGGCCGCCGGCTTCGAACAGGTCGCCAGCATCCTGGGGTTGGGCACCCTGCTCCTGCTGGAACACCCCGAACAGCTCGTCCTGTGGCGCGAACACCCCGAACTGACCGATCGCGCGGTCGAGGAAGTGCTGCGCTACCTGACGGTCATCCACACCGCCTCGCCCCGCACGGCACTGGAGGACGTGACGATCGGCGGCCAGGTCATCAAGGCCGGGGAGAGCGTGGCCTGTTCCCTGCTGGCCGCCAACCGTGTACCGGCCCCCGGCGAGCCCGCCGACCGCTTCGACATCACCCGCGAACCGGCCACCCACATGGCCTTCGGCCACGGCATCCACCACTGCCTCGGCGCCCCGCTGGCCAGGATGGAACTGCGCATCGCCTTCCCGGCCCTGCTGCGCCGCTTCCCGGACCTGCGGCTCGCCGTACCGCACGAGCGGGTCCGGTTCCGGCCCGCCCGGTCCCGTCAGTACGCCCTGGAATCGTTGCCCGTCGCATGGTAG